From Streptomyces sp. HUAS MG91, the proteins below share one genomic window:
- a CDS encoding NAD-dependent epimerase/dehydratase family protein, translating into MRVLLIGANGYIGRFVADRLLADPAVQLTALGRGDDADVRFDLATGSPGALTRFLDAVHPGVVINCAGATRGGARDLTRHNTVAVATVCEALRRSGCGARLVQIGCGAEYGPSQPGSSTAEDAVPRPGGPYGVSKLAATELVLGSGLDAVVLRVFSPAGPGTPAGSPLGRLAEAMRRAMQAGDGELKLGGLGAQRDFIDVRDVARAVHAASLSAAQGVINIGSGRAVRLRDAAAVLARVAGFGGALHELDAPPMGVRTSVGHPRTESDHGMHSPPAAYPYPDGCGSWQQADVRTARDRLGWRPRINLEESLADIWMEAACRI; encoded by the coding sequence ATGAGGGTCCTGCTGATCGGAGCCAACGGGTACATCGGCCGCTTCGTCGCCGACCGGCTGCTCGCCGACCCCGCCGTGCAGCTCACCGCGCTCGGCCGGGGCGACGACGCCGACGTCCGCTTCGACCTCGCCACCGGCAGCCCGGGCGCGCTCACCCGCTTCCTGGACGCCGTCCACCCCGGAGTGGTCATCAACTGCGCGGGCGCCACCCGCGGCGGTGCCCGCGATCTCACCCGGCACAACACCGTCGCCGTCGCCACCGTCTGCGAGGCACTGCGCCGCAGCGGCTGCGGCGCCCGCCTGGTGCAGATCGGCTGTGGCGCCGAGTACGGGCCCTCGCAGCCCGGCTCGTCCACCGCGGAGGACGCGGTGCCCCGGCCCGGCGGCCCGTACGGCGTCAGCAAGCTCGCCGCCACCGAGCTCGTCCTCGGCTCCGGCCTCGACGCCGTCGTCCTGCGCGTCTTCTCGCCCGCGGGACCGGGCACCCCGGCGGGATCCCCGCTCGGCCGGCTCGCCGAGGCGATGCGCCGCGCCATGCAGGCGGGCGACGGCGAACTGAAGCTCGGAGGCCTCGGCGCACAGCGCGACTTCATCGACGTGCGCGACGTGGCACGCGCCGTGCACGCCGCCTCGCTCTCCGCCGCGCAGGGCGTCATCAACATCGGCTCGGGCCGTGCCGTGCGGCTGCGCGACGCCGCCGCCGTGCTCGCCCGGGTCGCCGGCTTCGGCGGCGCCCTCCACGAACTGGACGCACCGCCGATGGGCGTCCGTACCTCCGTCGGCCACCCGCGCACCGAATCCGACCACGGGATGCACAGCCCGCCGGCCGCGTACCCGTACCCGGACGGCTGCGGAAGCTGGCAGCAGGCCGACGTCCGCACCGCCCGCGACCGGCTCGGGTGGCGTCCCCGCATCAACCTCGAAGAGTCCCTCGCCGACATCTGGATGGAGGCGGCATGCCGTATCTGA
- a CDS encoding spherulation-specific family 4 protein, which yields MPYLTPTTTGQSSTDVRLGFGIPGFAHPLVAPAEWAELTRPATPLHWVVLNVARGPGARPDPHCLAAVGRLRNAGVRVLGHVDATYGARSFGEIVSDAHRFLDWYQVDGFLLDRCPTERVALPEIRRTVTTLRALVDDAYIVLGHGTHPYPGYAESAEQLVTFTGPWSDYRWSQVAEWTAEYPPQKFCHFVHGMPRGHLEEALRIARWQGAGTIYFTDRTDRGGLTDPWETMPGYWDEIVSRIGPGVSE from the coding sequence ATGCCGTATCTGACCCCCACCACGACCGGCCAGTCCAGCACCGACGTACGCCTCGGCTTCGGGATCCCGGGCTTCGCCCACCCCCTCGTCGCCCCGGCGGAATGGGCCGAACTCACCCGCCCCGCGACCCCTTTGCACTGGGTCGTCCTGAATGTCGCGCGCGGCCCGGGGGCCCGCCCCGACCCGCACTGCCTCGCGGCCGTGGGCCGGCTCCGCAACGCGGGCGTGCGTGTCCTTGGTCACGTGGACGCCACCTACGGCGCCCGCTCCTTCGGCGAGATCGTCTCCGACGCCCACCGCTTCCTCGACTGGTACCAGGTCGACGGGTTCCTGCTCGACCGGTGTCCCACCGAGCGGGTCGCCCTGCCCGAGATCCGGCGCACGGTGACGACCCTGCGCGCGCTCGTCGACGACGCGTACATCGTGCTCGGCCACGGCACCCACCCGTATCCCGGATACGCGGAATCCGCCGAGCAGTTGGTGACGTTCACCGGGCCCTGGAGCGACTACCGGTGGTCCCAGGTCGCGGAGTGGACCGCGGAGTACCCGCCCCAGAAGTTCTGCCACTTCGTCCACGGCATGCCGCGCGGGCATCTGGAGGAGGCGCTGCGCATCGCCCGCTGGCAGGGTGCGGGCACCATCTACTTCACCGACCGGACGGATCGCGGCGGTCTCACCGACCCCTGGGAGACGATGCCCGGGTACTGGGACGAGATCGTCTCGCGGATCGGACCTGGTGTCTCGGAATGA